A genomic region of Luteolibacter arcticus contains the following coding sequences:
- a CDS encoding LamG-like jellyroll fold domain-containing protein encodes MRANPMLLRTLSLLALALPAFAHPSGPEPVLAYDFSKAAIVPGEKPTLKSRFGPVLELSALPLDEPVNGKGLRFAGLKEAHRLTATTEELAKLLPHNEFTLAAWITIDQPAQYGAIFSALDDRGGVERGLALGYNDSKPYIALATAGGDDGDGKLTYLTSSKPWKKGQVHQLVATYDGTVLTLFLDGEPVATSREQSGEILWPQAVQAWLGGYRDSDENFPHAGRLIDFRLYSACANPEWVKHDLEHHEELMRQPVDTPPPVEPVIVVQPYLQWITQTEATIRWETNFPCAGIVSWGESAEVGTEIVEPEPRTFHEVKLTGLEPEMLYYYKTSSPAEGDSVLVSHRGTRLDSAVSTLQTANKPETPFGFVVLSDTQLQPDIAAPLAKASWDLRPNFAVIAGDLVDAGNAKWQWEKQFFAALHPLVSRVPFYPVLGNHEVNTNYYYDYMSLPAPEYFYTFTYGNTQFFMLDTNRDVKPGTEQFQWLDRELAASQARWKICVHHQPPFSSDDDYGNNWKAPIKRATLGDTSSQPLVELYDKHAVDLVWCGHVHSYERTWLIRGGKPVEKDGTLYMVTGGAGGILERPGPYRPGFQRHVKQGHHFCYVTVNGSEFEIKAYDLEGRLFDQVTLRK; translated from the coding sequence ATGCGTGCCAATCCCATGCTGCTCCGAACGCTTTCTCTCCTAGCCCTCGCCCTGCCGGCGTTCGCGCATCCATCCGGCCCCGAGCCGGTGTTGGCCTACGATTTCAGCAAGGCCGCGATCGTCCCGGGCGAGAAGCCGACCCTGAAATCCCGCTTCGGCCCCGTGCTGGAGCTTTCCGCCCTGCCGCTCGACGAACCGGTCAATGGCAAGGGACTGCGCTTCGCCGGGCTCAAGGAAGCGCATCGCCTCACCGCCACCACCGAGGAGCTCGCGAAGCTCCTGCCGCACAACGAATTCACGCTCGCCGCGTGGATCACCATCGATCAACCGGCCCAGTATGGCGCAATCTTCTCCGCGCTCGATGATCGCGGCGGCGTCGAGCGCGGGCTGGCACTCGGCTACAATGACTCGAAGCCCTACATCGCCCTCGCCACCGCCGGCGGCGACGATGGCGATGGCAAGCTGACCTACCTGACTTCCTCGAAGCCATGGAAAAAAGGCCAGGTCCATCAACTCGTGGCCACCTACGATGGCACCGTGCTGACCCTTTTCCTCGATGGCGAGCCCGTCGCGACCTCGCGCGAGCAAAGCGGCGAGATCCTCTGGCCGCAGGCGGTGCAGGCATGGCTCGGCGGCTACCGGGACAGCGATGAAAACTTCCCCCACGCCGGCCGACTGATCGACTTCCGCCTCTACAGCGCCTGCGCGAATCCCGAGTGGGTGAAGCACGATCTGGAGCACCATGAGGAACTCATGCGCCAGCCCGTGGACACGCCGCCGCCAGTCGAGCCGGTCATCGTCGTCCAGCCCTACCTGCAATGGATCACCCAGACCGAAGCGACCATCCGCTGGGAAACGAACTTCCCCTGCGCTGGCATCGTGAGCTGGGGCGAAAGCGCCGAAGTGGGCACCGAGATCGTCGAGCCGGAGCCGCGCACCTTCCACGAGGTGAAGCTCACCGGCCTGGAGCCGGAGATGCTCTACTACTACAAGACCAGCTCGCCCGCCGAGGGTGACAGCGTCCTGGTCAGCCACCGCGGCACCCGACTGGACAGCGCCGTCTCCACCCTCCAGACGGCGAACAAGCCGGAGACCCCCTTCGGCTTCGTGGTCCTCTCGGACACCCAGCTCCAGCCGGACATTGCGGCCCCGCTCGCGAAGGCCTCGTGGGACCTCCGCCCGAATTTCGCGGTCATCGCCGGCGACCTCGTCGATGCCGGGAATGCGAAGTGGCAGTGGGAAAAGCAGTTCTTCGCCGCCCTCCACCCGCTCGTCTCGCGCGTGCCCTTCTACCCCGTGCTCGGCAATCACGAGGTGAATACGAATTACTACTATGACTACATGAGTTTGCCGGCGCCGGAGTACTTCTACACCTTCACCTACGGCAATACCCAGTTCTTCATGCTCGATACGAACCGCGACGTGAAGCCCGGCACCGAGCAATTCCAGTGGCTCGACCGCGAGCTCGCCGCCTCGCAGGCCCGTTGGAAAATCTGCGTCCACCACCAGCCGCCATTCTCCTCGGACGACGACTACGGCAACAACTGGAAGGCACCCATCAAGCGCGCCACCCTCGGCGATACCAGCAGCCAACCGCTGGTGGAACTTTATGACAAGCACGCCGTCGATCTCGTGTGGTGCGGCCACGTCCACAGCTACGAGCGCACCTGGTTGATCCGCGGCGGCAAGCCGGTCGAAAAAGACGGCACCCTCTACATGGTCACCGGCGGTGCGGGTGGCATTCTTGAACGGCCCGGCCCCTACCGCCCCGGCTTCCAGCGCCACGTGAAGCAGGGCCACCACTTCTGCTACGTCACCGTGAATGGCAGTGAATTCGAGATCAAGGCTTACGACCTTGAGGGTCGCCTGTTCGACCAGGTCACGTTACGAAAATGA
- a CDS encoding TIGR03364 family FAD-dependent oxidoreductase: MSTNRNKVGIVGGGIVGLAHAWAAARAGCEVTVFERSDKARGASVRNFGMFWPFGQPAELYPVGLRSRELWLEFIEATGIYHRPSGSVHVVDHNDEAAVLEEFSKLGGDLGYECELWTRSTVEERCPGVRRGVAKAGLFSPTEINVDPREVLATLPGFLTKKHGVKFHWSTTVVEATSGSLRTSHGDKHAFDEIFVCSGHDFETLFPEVFAGAPLKPCKLQMMRTAPQPGGWQLGPMLASGLTLRHYANFAICPSLKDVKARIAREMPELDRYGIHVMASQDRNGGIVLGDSHEYGADIEIFDKAEIDELMIRELRKLYTFPDWTIAERWHGIYAKNTDGAEFRAEPLPGVHIATGLGGAGMTMSFGLADRFFTHRLSAV; the protein is encoded by the coding sequence GTGAGCACGAATCGCAACAAGGTCGGAATCGTCGGCGGCGGCATCGTGGGCTTGGCCCACGCTTGGGCAGCCGCGCGTGCCGGATGTGAAGTCACCGTCTTCGAGCGCAGCGACAAGGCGCGCGGAGCCTCGGTGCGGAATTTCGGCATGTTCTGGCCCTTCGGCCAGCCGGCGGAGCTTTACCCGGTCGGCCTGCGCAGCCGCGAGCTGTGGCTCGAGTTCATCGAGGCCACCGGCATCTATCATCGCCCCAGCGGCTCGGTCCACGTGGTCGATCACAATGACGAGGCCGCGGTGCTGGAGGAGTTTTCAAAGCTAGGCGGTGATCTCGGCTACGAGTGCGAGCTGTGGACCCGCTCGACCGTCGAGGAGCGCTGCCCCGGTGTGCGCCGCGGCGTGGCGAAGGCCGGCCTCTTCAGCCCCACCGAGATCAATGTCGATCCCCGCGAAGTCCTCGCCACCTTGCCGGGCTTCCTCACGAAAAAACACGGAGTGAAATTTCACTGGAGCACCACCGTGGTCGAGGCCACCAGCGGCAGCCTCCGCACCAGCCACGGCGATAAGCACGCCTTCGATGAGATCTTCGTCTGCTCCGGCCATGACTTCGAGACGCTCTTCCCCGAGGTCTTCGCCGGCGCGCCGCTGAAGCCGTGCAAGCTCCAGATGATGCGCACCGCGCCGCAACCCGGCGGCTGGCAGCTCGGCCCCATGCTCGCCAGTGGCCTCACCCTCCGCCACTACGCGAACTTCGCCATCTGCCCCTCGCTGAAAGACGTCAAGGCCCGCATCGCGCGCGAGATGCCGGAGCTCGATCGCTACGGCATCCACGTCATGGCCTCGCAGGATCGCAACGGCGGCATCGTCCTCGGCGACTCGCACGAATACGGCGCGGACATCGAGATCTTCGACAAGGCCGAGATCGACGAACTCATGATTCGCGAGCTGCGCAAGCTCTACACCTTCCCCGACTGGACCATCGCCGAGCGCTGGCACGGCATCTATGCCAAGAACACCGACGGCGCCGAATTCCGCGCCGAGCCGCTCCCCGGCGTCCACATCGCCACCGGCCTCGGCGGCGCCGGCATGACCATGTCCTTCGGCCTCGCCGACCGCTTCTTCACCCACCGCCTCTCCGCCGTCTAA
- the phnA gene encoding phosphonoacetate hydrolase, translated as MPSFEANGRTYPLPPNPIAVICLDGCADEYLSTAIAQGKMPRLAAMARDGWRGIVRGALPSFTNVNNTCIVTGVAPRVHGICGNFFLNPESGQEVMMNGPEFRRCGTLLTAAADAGRKVAFITAKEKLRTVLGDGVVERGGIVFSSEKVDEAKKETHGIDDAMSIIGKPRPEIYSGDASIYVLEAGAALAEQGVADFLYLSTTDFMQHKFGPEAPEILDFHARIDAAIGRLLDAGCTVALTADHGMNAKNDSEGNPKVIFVESLLKENFGDALRVICPITDPYVVHHGALGSLVMVHLEDPSQRAAIAEFLFNQDGITEVLTREQAVDKLELAPDRIGDLVVLSGRDVVVGKSAEHHDLTVLHGGLRSHGGRYEELVPLVISKPLTPALKRMAEGDPRNFDVFYFICHV; from the coding sequence ATGCCATCTTTCGAAGCCAACGGCCGCACCTACCCGCTGCCCCCGAATCCCATCGCCGTCATCTGCCTCGACGGCTGCGCCGACGAATACCTCAGCACCGCCATCGCCCAGGGCAAGATGCCACGCCTCGCCGCGATGGCTCGCGATGGCTGGCGCGGCATCGTCCGCGGCGCGCTGCCGTCCTTCACGAACGTCAATAACACCTGCATCGTCACCGGCGTCGCACCCCGGGTCCACGGCATCTGCGGGAATTTCTTCCTCAATCCCGAGAGCGGCCAGGAGGTCATGATGAATGGCCCAGAGTTCCGCCGCTGCGGCACCCTGCTCACCGCCGCTGCCGATGCCGGCCGCAAGGTCGCCTTCATCACCGCGAAGGAAAAGCTCCGCACCGTCCTCGGCGATGGCGTGGTCGAGCGCGGCGGCATCGTCTTCTCGTCCGAGAAGGTCGATGAAGCGAAAAAGGAAACCCACGGCATCGACGATGCGATGTCCATCATCGGCAAGCCCCGCCCGGAGATCTACTCGGGTGATGCCTCCATCTACGTGCTGGAAGCAGGCGCCGCCCTCGCCGAGCAAGGCGTGGCCGACTTCCTCTACCTCTCCACCACCGACTTCATGCAGCACAAGTTCGGCCCGGAGGCACCGGAGATCCTCGACTTCCACGCCCGCATCGACGCGGCCATCGGCCGCCTGTTAGACGCCGGCTGCACCGTCGCCCTCACCGCCGACCACGGCATGAATGCGAAGAATGACAGCGAGGGAAATCCCAAGGTCATCTTCGTCGAGTCCCTGCTGAAGGAAAACTTCGGCGATGCCCTGCGCGTCATCTGCCCCATCACGGATCCCTACGTCGTCCACCACGGCGCGCTCGGCTCGCTGGTCATGGTCCACCTCGAGGATCCCTCGCAGCGCGCCGCCATCGCGGAGTTCCTTTTCAATCAGGACGGCATCACCGAGGTGCTCACTCGCGAGCAAGCGGTCGATAAGCTCGAACTCGCGCCCGACCGCATCGGCGACCTCGTCGTCCTCTCCGGCCGCGACGTCGTGGTCGGGAAGTCCGCCGAGCATCACGATCTCACCGTGCTCCACGGCGGCCTGCGTTCCCACGGAGGCCGTTACGAAGAACTCGTGCCCCTGGTGATTTCCAAGCCCCTCACCCCGGCGCTCAAGCGCATGGCGGAGGGTGACCCGCGGAATTTCGACGTCTTCTACTTCATCTGCCATGTCTGA